A genomic window from Sphingobacterium spiritivorum includes:
- a CDS encoding TonB-dependent receptor domain-containing protein has translation MEVDINGKIDRSWNIMLNYAYTDAKISKYNDAARIGQMLYGTARHIANSWLTYTVQDGGFRGLGVSTGFKLQTKRAAWPVTKEKYLPDNFFSIDAGMSYKRDNYNIALVVNNVINRYNYVGFYPGAWGYKHYGWRAMPPTNFRLSLGYSF, from the coding sequence ATAGAAGTCGATATTAACGGAAAGATAGACCGGTCATGGAATATCATGCTTAACTATGCGTATACAGATGCAAAAATATCCAAGTACAATGATGCCGCTAGAATAGGGCAGATGCTGTACGGAACAGCCCGCCACATCGCGAATAGCTGGCTGACATATACAGTTCAGGACGGCGGATTCAGAGGGTTAGGCGTTTCTACAGGATTTAAATTGCAGACAAAACGTGCTGCATGGCCAGTTACAAAAGAGAAATATCTTCCTGATAATTTTTTCTCGATAGATGCCGGTATGTCTTATAAAAGAGATAACTATAATATCGCTCTTGTAGTCAATAATGTGATCAATAGATATAATTACGTAGGTTTTTATCCCGGAGCCTGGGGATATAAGCATTACGGCTGGAGAGCTATGCCGCCGACCAACTTCAGATTGAGTCTGGGTTACAGCTTTTAG
- the msrB gene encoding peptide-methionine (R)-S-oxide reductase MsrB translates to MKNYLIITNRIILTAILLICIGINSNAQQTTTRNPYYSRTDTKKLNIKNSEWKKILDPDLYAVAREAQTERAFTGKYYEYDVKGTYYCAVCGNPLFRSTAKFSSTCGWPSFYEPLKKNSVIYKQDNSYNMVRTEVLCGRCNSHLGHIFDDGPPPTGKRFCMNSISLEFEPDQKK, encoded by the coding sequence ATGAAAAATTATCTGATCATAACAAACAGAATAATCCTGACGGCGATTCTCCTGATCTGTATCGGCATCAACAGTAATGCACAGCAGACTACTACCCGAAATCCCTATTATTCCCGCACGGATACAAAGAAGCTAAATATCAAAAATTCAGAATGGAAGAAGATTCTGGATCCGGACTTATATGCCGTAGCAAGGGAAGCGCAGACAGAACGCGCTTTTACCGGTAAATACTATGAGTATGATGTCAAAGGAACCTACTACTGTGCCGTATGTGGCAATCCCTTATTTCGTTCTACAGCCAAATTTTCCTCTACTTGCGGATGGCCATCCTTTTATGAGCCACTCAAAAAGAATAGTGTTATTTATAAACAAGATAATAGCTACAATATGGTACGTACAGAGGTATTATGCGGACGCTGTAATTCGCACCTGGGCCATATCTTCGATGACGGGCCTCCACCCACCGGAAAACGCTTTTGTATGAACTCCATATCACTGGAATTTGAACCCGATCAAAAAAAATAA
- a CDS encoding arylsulfatase: MAHPYLKVFVYLLASVTCLVAKGQQQKPNIIYIYADDLGYGEIGAYGQKLIQTPHLDRMAAEGMKFTQHYTSSPVCAPARGMLLTGKHGGHAYIRGNYEMGGFTDDTEGGQMPLPEGTFTIPLMLKNAGYTTGIIGKWGLGMVNTTGDPNKQGFDYAYGYLDQKQAHNYYPTHLWENGSWDTLRNKEVNMHTRINPQTASDADFQKYEGLDYAPEKMTEKALAFIDQHQDKPFFLYLPYTIPHVGLQAPQEWVEKYIGKFKEEKPYYGEQGYNPSRYPLSTYAAMISYLDAQVGFVLDKIKDLGLDEHTIIMFSSDNGATFNGGVQTKYFNSLSNLRGYKMDLFEGGIREPFIVRWPGRIKAGTESDLISVQYDMMATFAELANTKTNNTDGISLLPTLTGQTGKQQQREYIYFEYPEKGGQVAVRMGQWKAVRIDVRKDKNSPWMLFNLNEDPSEQLDVAQKHPDIIKRMDEIQLREHQNSHLLEWEFLNNKMKK, from the coding sequence ATGGCACATCCTTATTTAAAGGTATTCGTTTACCTGCTGGCATCTGTAACATGTCTTGTCGCTAAGGGACAACAGCAAAAGCCTAATATTATTTATATCTATGCTGATGATCTGGGCTATGGCGAAATCGGAGCCTATGGTCAAAAGCTTATACAAACCCCTCATCTGGACCGGATGGCTGCTGAAGGAATGAAGTTTACACAGCATTACACTTCTTCACCCGTATGTGCGCCCGCACGTGGAATGCTGCTGACCGGAAAGCATGGCGGACATGCCTATATCCGGGGCAATTATGAGATGGGAGGCTTTACAGATGATACAGAGGGCGGGCAGATGCCGTTGCCCGAAGGAACCTTTACGATACCATTAATGCTAAAAAATGCGGGTTATACAACCGGGATAATAGGTAAATGGGGGTTGGGAATGGTAAACACTACCGGTGACCCAAATAAGCAGGGCTTTGATTATGCTTACGGATATCTGGATCAGAAGCAGGCTCACAATTATTATCCGACACATCTGTGGGAAAACGGAAGCTGGGATACCTTACGGAATAAAGAAGTGAATATGCACACGCGAATCAATCCGCAGACAGCTTCTGATGCTGACTTTCAAAAATATGAAGGACTTGACTACGCACCTGAAAAGATGACGGAAAAGGCTTTGGCTTTTATCGATCAGCATCAGGATAAACCTTTTTTCCTTTATCTGCCCTACACCATCCCTCATGTAGGCCTACAGGCTCCTCAGGAATGGGTAGAAAAATATATAGGGAAATTCAAAGAAGAAAAACCATACTACGGGGAACAAGGATATAATCCATCCCGATATCCTTTGTCTACCTATGCAGCAATGATCAGCTATCTGGATGCGCAGGTAGGCTTTGTATTGGACAAAATCAAAGATCTGGGTCTGGATGAGCATACTATTATTATGTTTTCCAGTGATAACGGAGCCACTTTTAACGGAGGAGTTCAGACTAAATATTTCAATAGCTTAAGCAATCTTCGGGGGTATAAAATGGATCTTTTTGAAGGCGGTATACGAGAACCGTTTATTGTCAGATGGCCGGGCAGGATAAAAGCAGGAACAGAAAGTGATCTTATATCCGTGCAGTACGATATGATGGCAACTTTTGCCGAATTAGCCAATACTAAAACCAATAATACGGACGGCATTTCATTATTACCCACACTTACAGGACAGACAGGGAAGCAGCAACAACGGGAGTATATCTATTTTGAATATCCTGAAAAAGGAGGACAGGTGGCCGTCCGGATGGGACAATGGAAAGCTGTGCGAATTGACGTCAGGAAGGATAAAAATAGTCCATGGATGTTATTTAATCTGAATGAAGACCCTTCAGAACAACTTGATGTGGCACAAAAGCATCCGGATATTATAAAAAGAATGGATGAAATCCAGCTGCGTGAACATCAGAATTCACATCTACTGGAATGGGAATTTCTGAACAATAAGATGAAAAAGTAA
- a CDS encoding glycosyl hydrolase family 95 catalytic domain-containing protein, protein MNIKKSVLLYLMIYVVLQLQAQNLKKYNLQSDHLATRWDEAIPLGNGMLGALIWQKDNTLRLSLDRADLWDERKAFEWEQHNFSWVQQQVNNKTYEAVQQWGDAPYDVSPYSTKLPAAAVSFDLSVLGKAVSNILDIRRAENTIIFDNANTFRCYIHATEPIGYFEIRAKQIDKLIPQLLPHQYEAKGNGATSVSVVEGQHLARLGYKQGLLKNSAQRQLLHQPTYENNYYEVELEWRRSGKDKLIGMWTVSNNRKADVSEKMNKKSEQALENSHLSWWNKYWSQSSVSLPDTLLQRQYYLDMYKLGAVARKGASAITLQAVWTADNGGLPPWKGDFHNDLNTQLSYWPAYTGNRLAEAETYTDWLWRIRETNVDYTKRYFGVEGLNIPGVLTLNGLPMGGWIQYSLSPTVSAWTAQHFYWQWKYSMDDVFLKERAYPYIIAAATYLKNITELREGKRYLPLSSSPEYNDNSINAWFKDWTNFDLGLARFLFDAAAEVSTATGRKTETADWKKTASQLPDYAEDDSGMLMAPGVRMEHSHRHMSPYMAIYPLGRLDINNAQDGKLILKSLRHLEKLGTRAWVGYSFTWMACLYARAKEADLAVSNLQKFAGNFCSTNSFHLNGDQKGGQYSGFTYRPFTLEGNFAFAQGIHELLLQSKSGYVEVFPAVPQSWTDVSFTNLLTEGGFVISASKQNGRLKFIRVKANHTGILQLRSDEALKTKNGKPLVKNQNTYTISLKADESIELLPAAL, encoded by the coding sequence ATGAATATAAAGAAATCTGTCCTGTTGTATCTGATGATTTATGTTGTGCTGCAGCTGCAAGCCCAAAATCTGAAGAAGTATAATCTGCAATCCGATCATCTTGCGACAAGATGGGATGAAGCCATTCCTCTCGGAAACGGTATGTTGGGAGCTTTGATCTGGCAAAAGGATAATACACTACGCTTATCTCTTGACCGTGCGGACCTCTGGGATGAACGTAAAGCATTTGAATGGGAACAGCATAATTTCAGCTGGGTGCAACAGCAGGTAAACAACAAGACTTACGAAGCGGTGCAGCAATGGGGGGATGCACCGTATGATGTGTCGCCCTACTCCACCAAACTTCCGGCTGCAGCGGTGTCTTTTGATCTTTCCGTATTGGGTAAAGCAGTCAGCAACATTCTGGATATCCGGCGTGCAGAAAATACAATCATATTTGATAACGCAAATACTTTCAGATGTTATATACACGCAACTGAGCCAATCGGCTATTTTGAGATACGTGCAAAGCAGATAGATAAGCTGATTCCCCAATTGCTGCCACATCAGTATGAGGCAAAAGGAAACGGCGCCACGAGTGTAAGTGTAGTAGAAGGTCAGCATTTGGCAAGGCTGGGGTATAAACAGGGCTTATTAAAGAATTCTGCACAGCGCCAGTTACTTCATCAGCCTACTTATGAGAACAATTATTATGAAGTAGAACTGGAGTGGAGAAGATCGGGAAAGGATAAACTGATCGGTATGTGGACTGTAAGCAATAACCGGAAGGCAGATGTATCGGAAAAAATGAATAAAAAATCTGAACAAGCCTTAGAGAACAGCCACCTTAGCTGGTGGAATAAGTACTGGAGCCAGTCGTCGGTGTCTCTTCCTGACACCTTACTGCAACGGCAGTATTATCTGGATATGTATAAGCTTGGAGCAGTGGCACGTAAAGGGGCATCGGCCATCACTCTACAAGCTGTATGGACAGCAGATAACGGAGGTCTTCCACCGTGGAAAGGTGATTTTCACAATGACCTGAATACACAGCTTAGCTATTGGCCGGCTTATACTGGCAACCGGCTGGCTGAAGCTGAGACATACACAGACTGGCTATGGCGTATCCGGGAGACTAATGTGGATTATACCAAACGCTATTTTGGAGTGGAAGGCTTGAATATTCCAGGCGTACTTACCTTAAATGGCCTGCCTATGGGCGGATGGATACAGTATTCTCTTTCTCCTACTGTAAGTGCGTGGACGGCTCAGCATTTTTACTGGCAGTGGAAATATAGCATGGATGATGTGTTTTTAAAAGAAAGAGCCTATCCCTATATTATTGCAGCAGCTACTTATCTGAAAAATATAACGGAACTACGGGAAGGGAAACGATATTTACCCTTAAGTTCCAGCCCGGAATACAATGATAACAGTATAAATGCGTGGTTTAAAGACTGGACCAATTTTGATCTGGGATTAGCCCGTTTTCTGTTTGATGCAGCGGCAGAAGTCAGCACAGCCACCGGTCGTAAGACGGAGACAGCAGACTGGAAGAAAACAGCTTCCCAGCTACCCGATTATGCCGAAGATGACAGCGGTATGTTAATGGCTCCCGGTGTACGTATGGAACACTCACACCGGCATATGTCTCCATATATGGCCATCTATCCGCTGGGAAGACTGGATATCAACAATGCTCAGGACGGTAAACTCATCCTCAAATCATTGAGACACCTAGAGAAACTGGGTACACGCGCCTGGGTCGGTTACTCATTTACGTGGATGGCATGTCTTTATGCCCGGGCCAAAGAAGCAGATCTGGCTGTGAGCAATCTTCAGAAATTTGCAGGGAATTTTTGTTCAACAAATTCATTTCATCTCAACGGAGATCAAAAGGGAGGACAATATTCCGGATTCACATACAGACCTTTTACACTGGAAGGCAATTTTGCATTTGCACAAGGCATACACGAACTGTTGCTTCAGAGCAAGTCCGGATATGTAGAAGTCTTTCCGGCTGTTCCGCAATCGTGGACTGACGTTTCCTTTACCAATCTCCTTACCGAAGGAGGATTTGTAATCAGCGCAAGTAAGCAAAATGGCCGATTGAAATTCATACGGGTCAAAGCAAATCATACAGGGATATTACAATTAAGATCGGACGAAGCTTTAAAAACAAAA
- a CDS encoding helix-turn-helix domain-containing protein: protein MWLFPIALQDDTNPAIKEFVRKINENQYAVLFDRGIPLNKEIFLLLDEIRNCELDGVSRFYFIKSKILYLLSILFKIGEYETVTPESAIVIWRKEEIHILQKVEEFIVRNSEQFFTITFLSRKFAINEFKLKKGFKQLYGKGIFEYAKSVRMEKARHLIEQQDYSLKEIAYQIGYATPSSFSVAFKNEYGMSPALFRKQIMALSAI from the coding sequence ATGTGGCTTTTCCCGATTGCTCTACAAGACGATACCAATCCGGCTATAAAGGAGTTTGTCCGAAAAATAAATGAAAACCAGTATGCTGTACTTTTTGACAGGGGTATTCCGCTGAATAAAGAAATCTTTTTATTACTAGACGAAATCCGTAATTGTGAGCTGGATGGAGTAAGCAGATTTTACTTTATCAAAAGCAAGATCCTGTATCTGTTAAGTATACTTTTTAAGATTGGAGAATATGAGACTGTTACTCCCGAAAGTGCAATCGTTATATGGAGAAAAGAGGAGATTCATATTTTACAAAAGGTGGAGGAATTTATAGTACGCAATTCAGAACAGTTTTTTACAATTACGTTTTTATCCCGAAAATTTGCAATAAATGAATTCAAACTGAAGAAGGGATTCAAACAGTTGTATGGTAAAGGAATTTTTGAATATGCCAAATCCGTGCGGATGGAAAAAGCACGCCATCTTATTGAACAGCAGGACTATTCGCTTAAAGAAATTGCCTATCAGATCGGATATGCAACACCTTCTTCCTTTTCTGTGGCCTTTAAAAATGAATACGGCATGTCTCCTGCCCTTTTCAGAAAGCAAATTATGGCACTATCAGCGATTTAG
- a CDS encoding fasciclin domain-containing protein → MRATSKLIALSLFSLSLICGANVSAQQKEKTVMVGGAPMYPSKNIVENAVNSKDHTTLVAAVKAAGLVETLSSKGPFTVFAPTNEAFAKLPAGTVESLVKPENKEKLTTILTYHVVAGKHDAKSIMNMVKAGGGKASVATVQGEKITFWVKGKDLYVRDSKGNDAKVTIADVNQSNGTIHVIDHVLMP, encoded by the coding sequence ATGAGAGCAACATCAAAATTAATCGCCCTGAGTTTATTTTCACTTAGTCTGATTTGCGGAGCAAATGTATCTGCACAACAAAAAGAAAAAACAGTAATGGTAGGAGGTGCTCCTATGTATCCGTCCAAAAACATTGTGGAGAATGCAGTGAATTCCAAAGACCATACTACATTGGTCGCAGCGGTAAAAGCTGCCGGTCTTGTCGAGACATTGTCTTCAAAAGGACCATTCACGGTATTCGCTCCTACAAATGAAGCATTCGCCAAATTGCCTGCAGGTACTGTAGAATCGTTGGTTAAACCGGAAAATAAAGAAAAACTGACAACTATCCTTACCTATCATGTTGTTGCAGGTAAGCACGATGCAAAAAGCATTATGAATATGGTGAAAGCTGGCGGAGGTAAGGCTAGTGTGGCAACTGTACAGGGTGAAAAAATCACATTCTGGGTAAAAGGGAAAGATCTGTATGTACGTGACAGCAAAGGTAACGATGCCAAAGTAACAATAGCTGACGTTAATCAATCAAACGGTACTATACATGTAATTGATCATGTGCTGATGCCGTAA
- a CDS encoding Gfo/Idh/MocA family protein, with translation MNSNRRDFIKLAGLSSLSVLSSSLLVQANTSIPATSEINKPAGLKTFNMCGFKAPKLEKVRVGFIGVGNRGSGAVYRMNHIDGVEIKAISDIRRNIAERSLKNVSGPVPDIYADKEDEWKKLCDRKDIDLVYICTPWHLHTPMAVYAMKAGKHVAIEVPAATTVEECWQLVETSEATKKHCMMLENCCYDFFELMTLNMARQGAFGEILHGEGAYIHDLLDSNFGKDSYYDMWRLKENFRNGNLYPTHGLGPVCQIMDINRGDQMDYLTSVSTNDFSMSARAKELAAKDDFYKQFANKQFRGNMNTTTVRTHKGRTIMLQHDVSSPRPYSRIHAISGTKGYAQKWPEPGKIAFGHDWINAEEMKKLEQQYTPEIVLKVGEMAKKVGGHGGMDFMMDWRLIDCLRNGLALDQDVYDAALWSVIGPLSEKSVKNRSNSVDIPDFTKGAWKTNQPVELTLKGGGTTGVKGKK, from the coding sequence ATGAATTCTAACCGAAGAGATTTTATCAAACTCGCCGGACTCTCCAGTCTAAGTGTACTCAGCAGCAGCCTGTTGGTGCAAGCCAATACCTCTATACCTGCAACAAGTGAAATTAATAAGCCGGCAGGACTCAAAACATTCAATATGTGTGGTTTTAAGGCTCCAAAACTTGAAAAAGTAAGAGTTGGTTTTATAGGTGTGGGCAACCGCGGATCGGGTGCGGTATACCGGATGAACCATATCGATGGAGTAGAAATAAAAGCCATCAGTGACATCCGCAGAAATATAGCTGAGCGCTCACTTAAAAACGTATCAGGTCCGGTGCCCGATATATATGCAGACAAGGAAGATGAATGGAAAAAACTTTGTGACCGTAAGGATATAGACCTTGTATATATCTGTACGCCCTGGCATCTGCATACACCCATGGCTGTATATGCCATGAAAGCCGGGAAGCATGTTGCAATAGAAGTTCCTGCTGCAACAACAGTGGAAGAGTGCTGGCAGCTGGTCGAAACTTCAGAAGCCACAAAAAAGCATTGTATGATGCTGGAAAATTGCTGCTATGATTTTTTCGAACTGATGACACTCAATATGGCCAGACAAGGGGCATTTGGTGAGATATTACATGGCGAAGGTGCATATATTCATGATCTGCTGGACAGCAATTTTGGTAAGGATTCCTATTATGATATGTGGCGCCTGAAGGAAAACTTCCGAAACGGAAATCTATATCCTACACATGGTCTGGGACCGGTATGTCAGATCATGGATATCAACAGAGGAGATCAGATGGATTACCTGACTTCTGTCTCTACCAATGATTTCAGTATGTCTGCCAGAGCTAAGGAATTAGCAGCCAAAGATGATTTTTATAAACAGTTTGCCAATAAGCAATTCAGAGGGAATATGAATACCACTACTGTGCGTACACATAAGGGCAGAACTATTATGTTACAACACGATGTGTCGAGTCCCCGTCCGTATTCCCGTATTCATGCCATAAGCGGCACAAAGGGATATGCACAAAAGTGGCCTGAACCGGGAAAGATTGCTTTTGGTCATGATTGGATAAATGCTGAAGAAATGAAAAAACTGGAGCAACAGTATACACCCGAAATTGTACTGAAAGTAGGAGAAATGGCTAAGAAAGTCGGGGGTCACGGCGGTATGGATTTTATGATGGACTGGAGATTGATCGATTGCCTGAGAAACGGACTTGCATTGGACCAGGATGTGTACGATGCGGCACTTTGGAGTGTCATCGGCCCGCTGAGCGAAAAGTCGGTCAAAAACAGATCAAATTCCGTAGATATACCGGATTTTACAAAAGGAGCATGGAAGACCAATCAGCCGGTAGAGCTTACTCTGAAGGGTGGTGGCACTACAGGTGTTAAAGGCAAAAAATAA